The Calliopsis andreniformis isolate RMS-2024a chromosome 7, iyCalAndr_principal, whole genome shotgun sequence region CCTTTTCCTTTTTCTGGACAGGTTCTGAACAATCCATGCTTTCAAACTCATCCAGACTTCTCTTAGAGCTACTAGTTGCTACAACACTGAAGCCAGGTAACTGCTCGTATTTTTCTTTGGCCCATTCGTTCAGACCAGGAATCGATATGATCACAAAGGTGTGTCTCTCAGAATTCTGATTCTTCTCAGAGTCCAACAGAATCTCTTCATGAGgctgaaaatatgaaaaacagtGATACATAAGTAAAACAAATCCTATAGGTAAGAAAcactataaataaaatattgtagGCAGTTTTATACATGAGATATGCTGTTCTTCTCGCATCCCACACCTGGAACTACCATCCTCATTTACTATAGGCCCATGCATTCACCGGAATATCCATTATAAATTGAATATGGGTAAAAAAAACGCAAGGGCCATGTAAAGTAATACATTTATCATAATTACCAAGCATCTTGCAGTGTCTGCAAACATTCCACACCTGACTTCACTAGTTTCAGTCTCCATATTCTTCACCTCATACTTCTCAAAATAGTATTCAGGATCATGCATGTCCTGCACCATTCCCTTAAATCTAACCAATTGTTTATCTCTGAAGTTGTGTAGGGGACCATTGTTCAACAAGGGAATCTGTCTCAATGCTTCAGAATCCTCCAGAATCGCATTGCAATCTGATCTGTTTGTAATGAAATGCTCAGGAGTCCAATCTGTTATTTTGAGTGATGCTGGAagaaagttaacatcgtttattttttatttctgcaAGTCCtactttaatttaataaaatatactcACGAATCATTGTGTTCAGAATTTTAACACAGAAAACTTTAAAACATATTTATTGCAGAAGATCAAAAGAGAAGAACAAAGAGAAATGGTACCAAAAGCGCGCGAAAACGTGATCTAACAAAGTCGATTCAACTTTGTTCTACTTGGCGCTCATGAATAGTATAAGTTACAAGAGTTTAACACTGATGAAATTTTTAAACCCTGTAAGACAGAGCCCTCTGTCCACATTGCGCCTAAACTATCCTCCCcaccaaatttaaaaatatcaaaaaatacAGTTTCACAAACACATTGAACTGTTTACACCATAATAAAATCCTTTGCAAGAAAGGGGATAATTATAACATTTTGTTCAATGTAAAAATATATTCGATCACGAGTTAATCAATTCGCttgaataattacaataaaataatgATATGTATGACAGTACGTAGTGTAGCTGTGTAACATAAATatcaatattaaaattatttatctaCGTTATGTACATTTGTAGTTTGCTACGGTACAGTCACAAGGAACAACAGAAAATGTTATATTATTAGTCAGTCCTATCCGCGGAGCTGAACCCTTACACATATATTATGTCGCGAATTATTTCTAATCAGGTCTCTAGACAGTTGTGTTACGGTCCTCCTCGACGTCCACAGACTTTAAATCCCTCTGCTTTACTTTAGCGTATTCTCCTCTTATAGCCATATTCGGGTTCACTGAGATTGCGTTTGGAAACTCTTGTTCTGATAGGTACACATTAGTTTTGATCAAGGATGGCTCGATTAAATCGTTTTTTAGCGATTTTTCATTCAGCTCTTCCTTGGATTTTGTTGAATCTTCGCCCATATTTTCACTGGGCTTCGAACACTTTTCCTGGTCATCGACAGtagaattttttattgaattattATTCGAAACTTTGGTATCAGATTCTTTCGAAGTCACGTTGATTTCTCGTTTCTCGCGATCATGGTTCTCCAGAATGTCTCTGCGAATCGCTTGGATGGTTTCTTCGGATTTATTTACTAGTAAATCAGATGCATTTTCCACTTTCGTCTGGCTCTGCATTTTTAAAGCAATAGGCAGAGAATATTCGTCCTGTATCCTTGGTTTTTCAGGATTCGAATTCGATTTTCCTTGTAGATTATCGTCAGTTCTTTTTGATACAGTCTCCACGTTTTCGTTATCTCCTAGCTCATTAGCAGGAATAGATTTTCGCTGTACTCGTTTCGTTAAAGCCTTTAAGATAGGACCTTTTGGCAATCCTTTCGGATTTAGTCTTTTTTCTTCGAtcctttcattatttattttattattcaatgcTTTATTGTTCATATTTTTCCCATTTTCTTCTACTGGAATATTCTGCTGCTTGTTTATAGAAATATTtggtttttcttttatttctgcaGACTTAATTCCAATTTCTTCCTTGCCACTCACTTTTACATTTTCCTCTTTATCCTGTATCTTGTTTAAAGAAACTTCATTCAAATCATTTTTGAGATTCACACTtgtcaaattattttttatccCTGAAACAACTTCACGGTCAGGACTTTGTaaagtttcttcttttttcttcggCTCCTGTGTATCTTTCATCTGTTTCTGCCTCTGAATTTCCTGATCTTGCTCCTTAAAGTCCTTCAATATTTCCTTCCGCTCCTGCATCATTTCCAGCTGCTCCTGTTTATGCTTTTCCAAAGTTTTCCTAAGTTTCTCGTGCTTCTCGACTGTCATTATATTATCAGCCTCTGCTGCAGCGGCTAGCTCTATTTCTTCCTTCATAATCGCATCAGAGTTTATGAGATTGTCATTCTTCTGCATATCCACAAAATTTTCCTTTGCTTCTGCTGCGCGATTTTGCTCTTCCACTTTTACTGTGGCATATTCTACCGCCTTTGCGCTATCACTTTTCATCGTAGCCTTTGATTCTTCATCCAACATTTTTATTTGCACTATTGCCTTTTTTAACAATGGAGCAAGGGTAACTATACTTTCCAAAGGCTTCTGCGTTTCTGGTACTGGCTTTTCTGTGACAACTACTCGCTCCACTGGTATTGGTGGCTCTTGTCTCACATCGTTTGCCTTTGCATTCGATGATTTTTCGAGAACATTCATGTCTGGCAGGCGATCTATTTTTTCTGAAAattattattagtgttataaccATTATTGCTACTTTTATACCTGTAAATATTCTTGAATACCTTTAATATCAGGAAGAAGGTCAGAATGCTTCGGAATATTCACTATAGAATTAATGTCGTCTTTATTCAAACCTAGTGgcaaattattcatttgattcaCAGGCTTGCTCGTCGttgccaatatttttatattcgcGGATTCTTCTAGGGCATACAGATTTGCGTATGTACTTAAAAACATGATGCAGATGCCAGTAAATAAAATCACTTGCGCTAATAGTCTTTCATTGGTGTGCTTGCTGCTGATAGATATGAAAAATATCGCTGGGAATATTAAACATATCATTACTCCGATTGTGGACCCCACTAAACCGAGAACAAATTCGATATTTGGGATCAGAATGCCAGTGATTAGTGAGACAATCACGATTGTGATGGTCAGGCATCTGTATCTTGTCTCTGGCAAATAATTAATCGATGGTTCGTGAGTATACACCTGTAAAAAATTGCGTGAATTTTAGGAGAATGAAATTTTACTATCATTATAAAGTACTGTAGTATACAAACCCTGCGAAATAAAAGAGAATTCAAACTTGCACGACAAGGGAAAATGACTAGAGGAAAACTAAATGCAATGGAAAACACAAATCCCATTTTGATCATTTCAGATGACAAG contains the following coding sequences:
- the LOC143181775 gene encoding uncharacterized protein LOC143181775 isoform X1; this encodes MISQYSHVMTLANSIIGVSVLAMPFCFKQCGIVLATVVLLLSSILSRLACHFLIKSAVMSRRRNFELLAFHAFGHMGKVLVELFIIGFLVGTCIAFFVVMGDLGPQIVGKVIDKNPEDIRTSLLILTSIFIVLPLGLLRNIDSLSSLCTATIIFYLCLVLKIVIESMPHIFAGDWYEHVYYWRPSGILQCIPIFSMALFCQTQLFEIYETIPNVSLEKMNEVVRGALNICTIVYLSVGFFGYIAFCTQPFSGNILMSFEPSLSSEMIKMGFVFSIAFSFPLVIFPCRASLNSLLFRRVYTHEPSINYLPETRYRCLTITIVIVSLITGILIPNIEFVLGLVGSTIGVMICLIFPAIFFISISSKHTNERLLAQVILFTGICIMFLSTYANLYALEESANIKILATTSKPVNQMNNLPLGLNKDDINSIVNIPKHSDLLPDIKEKIDRLPDMNVLEKSSNAKANDVRQEPPIPVERVVVTEKPVPETQKPLESIVTLAPLLKKAIVQIKMLDEESKATMKSDSAKAVEYATVKVEEQNRAAEAKENFVDMQKNDNLINSDAIMKEEIELAAAAEADNIMTVEKHEKLRKTLEKHKQEQLEMMQERKEILKDFKEQDQEIQRQKQMKDTQEPKKKEETLQSPDREVVSGIKNNLTSVNLKNDLNEVSLNKIQDKEENVKVSGKEEIGIKSAEIKEKPNISINKQQNIPVEENGKNMNNKALNNKINNERIEEKRLNPKGLPKGPILKALTKRVQRKSIPANELGDNENVETVSKRTDDNLQGKSNSNPEKPRIQDEYSLPIALKMQSQTKVENASDLLVNKSEETIQAIRRDILENHDREKREINVTSKESDTKVSNNNSIKNSTVDDQEKCSKPSENMGEDSTKSKEELNEKSLKNDLIEPSLIKTNVYLSEQEFPNAISVNPNMAIRGEYAKVKQRDLKSVDVEEDRNTTV
- the LOC143181775 gene encoding uncharacterized protein LOC143181775 isoform X2; translated protein: MSRRRNFELLAFHAFGHMGKVLVELFIIGFLVGTCIAFFVVMGDLGPQIVGKVIDKNPEDIRTSLLILTSIFIVLPLGLLRNIDSLSSLCTATIIFYLCLVLKIVIESMPHIFAGDWYEHVYYWRPSGILQCIPIFSMALFCQTQLFEIYETIPNVSLEKMNEVVRGALNICTIVYLSVGFFGYIAFCTQPFSGNILMSFEPSLSSEMIKMGFVFSIAFSFPLVIFPCRASLNSLLFRRVYTHEPSINYLPETRYRCLTITIVIVSLITGILIPNIEFVLGLVGSTIGVMICLIFPAIFFISISSKHTNERLLAQVILFTGICIMFLSTYANLYALEESANIKILATTSKPVNQMNNLPLGLNKDDINSIVNIPKHSDLLPDIKEKIDRLPDMNVLEKSSNAKANDVRQEPPIPVERVVVTEKPVPETQKPLESIVTLAPLLKKAIVQIKMLDEESKATMKSDSAKAVEYATVKVEEQNRAAEAKENFVDMQKNDNLINSDAIMKEEIELAAAAEADNIMTVEKHEKLRKTLEKHKQEQLEMMQERKEILKDFKEQDQEIQRQKQMKDTQEPKKKEETLQSPDREVVSGIKNNLTSVNLKNDLNEVSLNKIQDKEENVKVSGKEEIGIKSAEIKEKPNISINKQQNIPVEENGKNMNNKALNNKINNERIEEKRLNPKGLPKGPILKALTKRVQRKSIPANELGDNENVETVSKRTDDNLQGKSNSNPEKPRIQDEYSLPIALKMQSQTKVENASDLLVNKSEETIQAIRRDILENHDREKREINVTSKESDTKVSNNNSIKNSTVDDQEKCSKPSENMGEDSTKSKEELNEKSLKNDLIEPSLIKTNVYLSEQEFPNAISVNPNMAIRGEYAKVKQRDLKSVDVEEDRNTTV